One genomic window of Salvia miltiorrhiza cultivar Shanhuang (shh) chromosome 4, IMPLAD_Smil_shh, whole genome shotgun sequence includes the following:
- the LOC131023271 gene encoding uncharacterized protein LOC131023271 encodes MNMLVWNVRGLTDESKRLMKEYCHSFAPIVLGIIEPKSKFQKVQQNFWLSLNMVPCHQNCRLPRRSNIWFLAHPSVQTSVVLSSSQAVVVDCYWQNRNFRVAVVHCSNDAGERRFLWADLISVITRNTVFIGDFNAVKGANERISSVSPSRRACQDFCDFIENSGFGEPTTSGLHFTWSGRRFLPRHVESVLDRALISDGFADMWDSINSHALPRISSDHSPLILQCKLAMPTGKRHFKFLNMWVLHPEFQNMVAASWNDHVDAHCPIFRVMFKLRRLRGVIRSWNKTVFGNVDTAIQDNQQDLLDIQAHIAESGYTDDLFDEEVSAQAKINVLLSRKNSMLQQKSRLNWLVDGDRNTTFFHNMIKFRNRGFSIGHLKIDGVVVHDPAVIEAHVTDFFSSLFTEDRQTTVDLAELEANIDPWVSELQNNHLTSIPLEDEISASVFSMDANSSPGPDGFFGCFF; translated from the coding sequence ATGAATATGCTCGTTTGGAACGTCCGTGGTCTTACGGACGAGTCTAAGCGTTTGATGAAGGAGTATTGTCATTCTTTTGCTCCTATAGTGCTGGGTATTATTGAGCCGAAATCTAAATTTCAGAAAGTCCAGCAGAATTTTTGGTTATCTTTGAATATGGTTCCTTGTCACCAAAATTGCAGGCTTCCTCGTCGTTCTAATATTTGGTTTCTAGCGCACCCTTCGGTCCAGACTAGCGTTGTCTTATCTTCTTCTCAAGCTGTGGTGGTGGACTGTTATTGGCAGAACCGTAATTTTCGTGTGGCCGTCGTTCATTGTTCGAATGATGCTGGAGAGCGTCGTTTtttgtgggctgatttaatctCGGTTATTACCAGGAATACGGTGTTTATTGGggattttaatgcggtgaaaggtgCTAATGAGAGAATTAGTTCGGTTAGTCCGTCCAGACGCGCTTGTCAGGATTTCTGTGATTTCATTGAAAATTCTGGTTTTGGTGAGCCCACTACTTCTGGTCTGCACTTCACTTGGTCGGGTCGTCGGTTTTTGCCTAGGCATGTGGAATCGGTGCTTGATAGAGCTTTGATTTCTGATGGGTTTGCGGATATGTGGGATTCCATTAACTCTCATGCTCTTCCTAGGATTTCTTCTGATCACTCTCCGTTGATTTTACAATGTAAGCTTGCCATGCCTACTGGTAAGCGTCATTTCAAGTTTCTCAATATGTGGGTTCTCCACCCGGAGTTTCAAAACATGGTTGCTGCGTCGTGGAATGATCATGTTGATGCTCATTGCCCTATTTTTCGGGTTATGTTTAAACTGCGCCGTCTTCGTGGGGTGATTCGATCTTGGAATAAGACGGTTTTTGGCAACGTCGACACTGCTATTCAGGATAATCAGCAGGATCTTTTAGATATTCAAGCTCATATTGCTGAGTCGGGATATACGGACGATTTGTTTGATGAGGAGGTGTCGGCTCAGGCTAAGATTAATGTGCTCCTTTCTAGAAAGAATAGTATGCTTCAGCAGAAAAGTCGTTTGAATTGGCTTGTTGATGGGGATCGAAACACGactttttttcataatatgATTAAGTTCCGAAATCGAGGGTTTTCGATTGGCCACCTAAAAATTGATGGGGTGGTTGTGCATGATCCGGCGGTTATTGAGGCGCATGTTACGGATTTTTTCTCGTCTTTGTTCACTGAAGATAGACAGACTACGGTCGATCTAGCTGAGTTGGAGGCGAATATTGATCCTTGGGTTTCTGAACTGCAGAACAACCATCTCACGAGTATCCCCCTTGAGGATGAGATTTCTGCTTCGGTTTTCAGCATGGATGCTAACAGTTCTCCGGGTCCGGACGGTTTTTTTGGTTGCTTCTTTTAG